CCACGACTACCCGACTCGCCGTGAGTTCAATCGAACTCGCAGCAGACGACTTCGAGCAGGTCACGGTTCACGGTATCGTTCGTTCACACTCGCGGACTGTGTCCGCAGAGACGACCAGAACAGTCCGGGCGACGAACGTCTCGGTGACTATCCTCGAGTCCAACGCGACCGAGGCAACCCTGCAGGTGCGAGTTCGTGAGAACGCGACTGGAGCCCCGGTCACAACGGGTGACGTCCAGGTCGGATCCGCCAGCGCGAGTCTCAGCGGGAGCGGCGTCGCGATCGTCACCGTCTCGAACCCACCGAATCTGGTCGAAGCGCGGTACGAGCCGGCAGCCTGGTGGAACACGACCCAGCCGTACGCTTCGTCGAGTGAGGTCGAGCAGCTCCCGCTGACGTTTCCGTCATTCGAGGACCTGATCAGCCTCGCTGTCGTGACGGTTCTGTGGTTCATCCCGGTCGGGATTCTGCTGTTCGGCGTCGATTACGCGTCAGATGGCGCGCTTCTCGGAATTCACGAAACTACCACCCATGACTGATAACACTGAATCCACAGCAGAGTCGAGCCGTATCGCCCGCCGAACACTCCTGAGTTCGCTTTCCGCTGGTGCAGTTGCACTGGCCGGCTGTTCATCGAACTCACCGTCGACGACAACCGACTCACAGCAGCCCTCTCAGACGGAACAGGGGACGCAATCGATCACGACCGGCGGGAACAGCGTCTTCGCCGACGTCCAGATCGGGACGACAGACCTGCAGGTCGAGCTCGCGGATGCGGAATCGGTGAGTCGAGTGAATCTCATCGACCCCGACGGAGAGCTTCACAGCCGGACGGGTGTGAGTACTGGAGCGACGCAGGTGTCACTCAGACTCTCCGACGACTGGGGGTTCTCGAGTGGCGGCTACACACCTGGAACGTATCGACTCGTCGCTGTCGATGGTGAAAATTCAGTCGAAGAAATCGACCTCGAGATTCGTCCGGACGTGTCGATTACGGGGATTCGGTGGGCGAAGAACCATCCCGAGATGACCTACCAGGGTGAGGACCCGCCCTCCTACTTCGCACAGGTGCTCATGGAAAATACTGGGACTGGGCCGGCGTTCGTCGAAGAACTCCAATTCGAGGACACGCCATTGGACGTAACTACCATTCGTGATGTTTCACAGCAAATACTGAGACTGGTGCCTCCCGGCGCGACTGTAGGGCAGATGACCAGCCGGGTTTTTAAAACGTATTCTGGATCTCAGTATCTGGATTGTGATGCCCATGACGAGATTACGTTCACAATATCTGCTAGTCTTCGTGTGAGCCAAGAGACCCCTTCGTACTCACGGCGAGTTCGGTACGAGACGGACGAGAACGGGTCCTGTATCCTTTCCTTGGTCGAATCCAGCGGGAATAGTGACGGAACAAGTGAAGATGGAGGAGCATAGATATGGGCTGGTTCGCAGAACAGATCAAGCAAGCCATAGAGTCTATCGTCGGAACAGTAACTGAACAGATTGGGACCTTTTTGACGAACCTGATTCAAGCCCTCATTCAGAGGATTGTTGGTGTTCCACACCCCCTGGGCGACCAATACATCGTCATAGGACAGCCAAGTAATAGCCCATGGTCAGAACTCTACTCGGATGTATATCTGACGTACATCCTCCCACTCACGTTCGCATTTCTGTTCATCGGATTTGCCTACATTGGCGTACGAAGTGGCTCAATTAGCCCATACCGGCGAAAGAAACTGCTTCGACGTGCCGCCTTAGTCTTCATGGGTGCATTCGTCTGGTTTCCGGCCGTCTCGCTGCCACTTCACTTCATCAACGATATCGGAATGGTGATTGCTCCGGTTGATGAGATGACTAGCTCGTTCGAGGGTGGGGCAAAGGCAATCACTGGTGGCGTTTTCATCACGCTGATCATCTACTTCGTGGAGAACTCAATCGTCGTCATCGCAGCACTCGTCTACGCTCTCAGGTGGCTCGGAATCATCGTATTGACGTTGACGATGCCGTTGCTCGGAGCGTTCTGGGCATTCGACGTCTGGCCGCTCAGTCCAGTTTCACGTATCGCAAAACGAGCAGCAGCGGTCTATCCCGGGCTCATCCTTGCAGGACTGCCCGCAGCAGTCCTGTTCCGAATGGGGTGGGAAATGAACTTGTTCAGTCTCGACGCCTCAACGATCGCTTTCAACGCCCTCATGGCACTGATGTTGATCCCAGGAGCTTGCATCGCGAGTATTCTCACGGTCTACTGGAGTAGCCCGATGATCCAACGGGTTGCTCGAAAGGGCGCACGTCCCACAACGCAGGCAGCGTCATCAGCGGCGTCGACGACCCGACGGTCAGCAAAGCAGGGCGCACAGGGCGCGATACAGGTACACCGCGACCTCGCACAGAATCCCCCGCTTTCGTTCTCTCGTTCGAACTCCGGGTCCAATGACTCTGGCCGACAGTCTGGCAGCACGTCAGGAAATTCGAACGCGACGCCACGCTCGGGGCGGACGATGCAACAGCAAACAGAGACACCAGCCCTCCCCGGTCGTGTTTCTACGGTCACGGAGACAGACGGCTCCTCGAAATTCGACAAAGAGGCGTTCAAACGTACACAGCGGAAGGTCTCGCGGTGGATGGACTAGTGAGCCGAGCCCCTCTCTCAAGATAACCCATGAGTACGAAATCAGATTCAGGTCAGTACAGCGCCCGACGAATCCACAAATCCCTCGGCGGGACCACAGCCTTCCTCAGAGGGTACAGCATCGCCGAACTCCTGTTGTTCCTCGGGGTAGGGTTCACCACCTTCGTCGCCGCTGCGCTCGTTCCAGCGACGCTTACAATCCCTACGTTCGGGTTCGGACTGATGCTGACGCTGCTGTTGCTTCTCCTGCACAAGGTAAAGCCGAGACACCTCTGGCTCACTGAGTGGCTTGGTGCACGCCTTTCGTGGGCGGTCAAGAACAAGTCCTACACCCACGGCGGCGAGGACACCAGCGAGGTCCGGTACATGACCCGACTGGAGCGCGTGTACCCCTTCGGCATCGAGCGGACGGATGGCGCGCTCGTCGGTGCCATGCGGGTCACGCCGGCGAACCTCTCCCTTGAGGACGACGATGCGTGGTCGAAAGCCGTCCAGTCGTTCTCCGAATTTGTCAACGCGAACATCGACTTCCCGGTGAATATCTACACAACGAGCCGGACCGTCGACCGTGACGACCTCGTCCACACGTATCGCGAACGGCTCCGCGACGGAGACGTCCAGTCCCGCCCAGTCCTGAAGCGACTGCTCCAGACGCGAATCGAGGAGAACACGGATGACAACGGCGAACCCGACTCAGAATCCACGACGGTTCGTGAGTTCTACATCATCACCGCAGTCACCGACGCCGATATCGAGGCAGACAGCCAGGCCGACGACAGCGTCGTCACGTACCTCTCCTCGCTCCCAGTCGTCGGGTCTGCGTTCGGTCGGTTCCAGACGACCGACCTCTCGGCTGAAGACCGTGACCAGCTGAAACAGTCGAAGCTGGAATCCAGACTCGCACAGATCCGACGAGGCGGGACGTCGCTGTACCGGTGTTCGGTGTCGCCGGTCGACTCGTACGAGCTGGCCCGCGTGACCAAGGAGTACTGGAGCTGCCAGCGTGAGACGTATGGAGACCTCTCGAACGCGATTGGTACGTTCCCAATCGTCTCTCACGGCATCAGCGACGGCGTTCCGTCGACGCCCAGTCCGGAAGACGTCGTGAGTACAGACAGTGAAGACTCTCCGTCACCCGTCGAGACAACAGCTGTCGATGATGAGGCTGAGTGGGAGTTCCCACTCGACGACGAAGAGACGGCTGAAGACGATGCCAAGGACGACAGTGAGTCCAAGGGGCTGTCGACGACGAAACTGTACGATAGTGTCTCGCATCGCCACCAGTCCATCGTGGCGCCGTCGACGGTCGACTGGAATCCGACCTACGCCGTCATCGACGACGAGACGTTTGTCCGGACGTTCTGGATAGACCAGTTCCCCGAGGAGCCAGTCGAGGGGATGTTCGAACGGGTGTTGCTCGAGACAGACCTGAACACGGACATCAGTATCCACCTCGACCCATTTGACAACCAGTCCGCCCAGGACATGATGGCCGACTGGATCTCGGACCTCAAGGTCAACCAGCACGACGCTGGTGGCCTCCACGCAGAGGACCTTGAGGACGACATCCAGCGAGCGAAATACATGCGAGCGCTGGTACGGGCGAACGAGGCGTCGTTCTACCGTGGCGGGGTCTTCATCCGCCTCACCGCAGAGAGCAAGGACGATCTCGACTCTCAGACCAACCGTCTGCGCTCGCTGGTGAAAGACGCTCCCTCAAACTGCACACTCAAGGTCGCGAGCCGCTGGCAGGAGAAAGGTCTCGCGACGGTATCACCCTTGGGCCGGAACGAGCTCGGTCGCGACCGGATGTCGACTATGACAAACCAGGCCGTCGGCGCGATGTTCCCGTTCAGTTCGGACTACCTGATGATGGACGACGGCATCGAGTACGGCTTCCACGGCCACAACGGTTCCCCGGTCCGCATCAACCCGTGGTCCCTCGAGACTGGCCACAGCGAACTCGTCGTCGGAATGCCGGGGGCCGGGAAGACGTTCGGCGGGACTATGCGGCACCTGCGGATGATGAAGCGTCGCAACGACACGATGCTCGTGGTTATCGACCCCGTCGGTGGCTTCCAAGGCATCGCAGACGCGCTCGACGCCAAGACCATCGCTGTGGGTGGGGATACGAAGTTGAACCCGCTGGAGATTCGCCAGACGCCCCAGCACGTAGTCGACGCCGACGATGGAATCTCACCGCTCTCGGCGAAGAAAGACGAGGTGTTCGCCGTGCTGGAGAACTTCCTCGAAGGTAGGGACATCACGCTCGGTGCCCAGACGGGCGTGCTCTCGTACGCGATCGACGAGGCGTACCGACAGGCGGGAGTCGTTGCCGGCGACGTGAGTACGCACACGCCAGCGAACTCGCCGACGATGCGGGACGTCCTCGATGTTCTCGCCGATATCTCCGACCATCCCGATGAACACAACATCGCTGCGTCGGACTCCGCTCGCGAGCGTGCCACCCAGTACGCTGACGATCTGGCGATTGCGCTCCAGCCGTTCAGCGAGGGCGGGTCATACGAGAATCTCGCGAAGAAATCAGAGGTCGACATCCTTGAGGGCGACAACAAGGTCGTCTACATCGACCTCGGACAAATCGAGGGCAGTGCATCGGGAATCGACCGCCAGACGTTCCTGATGCAGCTGTTGCTGACGACGGTGTATCAGCAGGCCAAGCGCACTGATCGGAACGTCGAACTCGCGATTGACGAAGCGCACTACCTCTTCGAGGACCGAGCCAACCTGGACTTCCTCGAAACCGCGTTCCGACACCAGCGCCATGCCGGCCTCCGGATGGTCTTGCTCTCGCAGACTGCTCAGGAGTTCTACGAGAGCGAGCAGGCCGAGAAGATTCTCGGGATGTGCCCAATCAAGGTCTTCCACAAGCTCCCCGACCTCGACGACGAGACCGCCGACAAGATCGGCCTAACCCGCGAACAACGCCAGTACATTCGAAGTGCCGACGCCGGAAAAGACGAACTCGGTTACTCCGAATCGTTGGTCCGGATCGAGGAACACGGCACCTACCCGGTTCACGTGGTGGCTGATGCGTTCGAACAGCGCGTCATCGACTACGAACCCGAAGACCAAGCGTTCATCGAGGACGCGATCACGGAGGTTCCCGACGAGTACGCTGACTTCGAGTCGTTCGTCGAGGAGCAAGCAAAGCAGAACGCGTTGACGAACCGCTACGGACTGTCACCGGAAACTGCTGACCAGCTCCTCGAGGAAGGACTCTCCGCCGACGACTTGCTGCACGCTGTCGCTGCAACCGCCCAAGAGAAGCAGGCGCGCGAGGTCGCCCCGAGAACCGACGGCGGGAGTGCTGGAGGTGAGTCCGATGGGTAAGCTCGGACTCTTCGGTGGCGACCCGCAGTACGAGGCGACCCAGCTCGATATCGACGAGCCACTGACGTGGACACGGCAGGACACCGGCGGCACACTACTCCGAATCCGCCCGTACAAGGAGAACGATGGCATCGTCGACGGTGCTGGCGTCCTCCAGTCGGTCCACGACGTGACGATGAACTGGCGGGGGAAGAACACCAGCGACCACCACTCCTTCGAGGTGTGGTTCGACCAGGGAGTGATCACGTTCTACATGCACGCCGCGACGGACGCGGCCGCGGACAAGTTCCGGCGGCGTGTGGGGAACAACTACGCCAACTCAGAGGTATTCCCAGTCGACAGCGGCCATGCGTTCCCCCAGATCGAGCCCGCCGAGTATGTCGCTGGCGCGTGGCTGTCGATGGAGAAGATGCCATACTATCCGATCCGACACCACAACGCCGAGGGGTTCGAGGTCGACCCGTATGGCGAAATCACGAGCGAGATGCTGTCTCTCGACGACAGCAAAGTCGTCACACAGGTCGTCTTCAGGCCCGCGAAGCAGTCCTGGACCGACGGCGACCGGTTCAAACACAACAGTGTCGATGAAATCGCCCACGGGCTTCGACAGGGAACCTCGGTCGGTTGGCTGAACCCGCGGGTTCGCCCGGCGAGCGCGAAGGACAAACAGGCCGCTGATACCATCGAACGACAACGCGGCCAGCAGGCGTTCCACGTCAACATCCGCGTCCTCGCTGTCTCCCGTGACCAAGATGAGGCCGGAGCCCGCGCTCGAGGCGTCGCGGGGATGTTCAGGAAGTACTACAACGCCATCACCGAGCAAGGACTCGACGATACGCCCGTCTCGCATCGTCGCAAATCAAAGCGCCAGCGCAAGCTCTCCGAGTTCGTCGAGCGAATGGCCGCCCGTGAGTGGGTCGACCGCGAGATGATCATGACCGTCGACGAGCTCGCCGGCGTCGCACACATCCCGAACGACGAGATCACGACCCCGAAGATCGACTGGCGCTACACTCAGCGCGGTGACCGCATTCCCGCTGACAGTGTCAAGTACGACGAGAGAGGCAACCCGGTCCACTCACCGACGAGAGATGACCAGGCTACCGGTCCAGATGCCGGGAGCTGGGTAGATGGGGGTGAAGAC
The DNA window shown above is from Haloarchaeobius litoreus and carries:
- a CDS encoding VirB4 family type IV secretion system protein, yielding MSTKSDSGQYSARRIHKSLGGTTAFLRGYSIAELLLFLGVGFTTFVAAALVPATLTIPTFGFGLMLTLLLLLLHKVKPRHLWLTEWLGARLSWAVKNKSYTHGGEDTSEVRYMTRLERVYPFGIERTDGALVGAMRVTPANLSLEDDDAWSKAVQSFSEFVNANIDFPVNIYTTSRTVDRDDLVHTYRERLRDGDVQSRPVLKRLLQTRIEENTDDNGEPDSESTTVREFYIITAVTDADIEADSQADDSVVTYLSSLPVVGSAFGRFQTTDLSAEDRDQLKQSKLESRLAQIRRGGTSLYRCSVSPVDSYELARVTKEYWSCQRETYGDLSNAIGTFPIVSHGISDGVPSTPSPEDVVSTDSEDSPSPVETTAVDDEAEWEFPLDDEETAEDDAKDDSESKGLSTTKLYDSVSHRHQSIVAPSTVDWNPTYAVIDDETFVRTFWIDQFPEEPVEGMFERVLLETDLNTDISIHLDPFDNQSAQDMMADWISDLKVNQHDAGGLHAEDLEDDIQRAKYMRALVRANEASFYRGGVFIRLTAESKDDLDSQTNRLRSLVKDAPSNCTLKVASRWQEKGLATVSPLGRNELGRDRMSTMTNQAVGAMFPFSSDYLMMDDGIEYGFHGHNGSPVRINPWSLETGHSELVVGMPGAGKTFGGTMRHLRMMKRRNDTMLVVIDPVGGFQGIADALDAKTIAVGGDTKLNPLEIRQTPQHVVDADDGISPLSAKKDEVFAVLENFLEGRDITLGAQTGVLSYAIDEAYRQAGVVAGDVSTHTPANSPTMRDVLDVLADISDHPDEHNIAASDSARERATQYADDLAIALQPFSEGGSYENLAKKSEVDILEGDNKVVYIDLGQIEGSASGIDRQTFLMQLLLTTVYQQAKRTDRNVELAIDEAHYLFEDRANLDFLETAFRHQRHAGLRMVLLSQTAQEFYESEQAEKILGMCPIKVFHKLPDLDDETADKIGLTREQRQYIRSADAGKDELGYSESLVRIEEHGTYPVHVVADAFEQRVIDYEPEDQAFIEDAITEVPDEYADFESFVEEQAKQNALTNRYGLSPETADQLLEEGLSADDLLHAVAATAQEKQAREVAPRTDGGSAGGESDG